Proteins co-encoded in one Lineus longissimus chromosome 11, tnLinLong1.2, whole genome shotgun sequence genomic window:
- the LOC135496163 gene encoding rhophilin-2-B-like, producing MSSKMASTLPRPTEKGKIQAELRRKASDSALLQTVRGKLQKQRSRLNDQINRELRMRTGAENLFRATNNKKLRETVALELSFVNSNLQLLKEELADLNGSLETYQSDGPAQSVPMIPLGLKETKDVELTAPFKDFILEHYSEDPEKYGDAITDFLDMRSAIRTPQRSDRGIQLLFEYYNQLYFVEKRFFPPNRNIGIHLQWYDSLTGIPNSQRSVGFEKGSILYNAAALYTQIAAKQDRSCSEGINAAIVNYQKAAGALLQLHDNFSHAPSMDMQSDTLDMLAQLMLSQAQECVFEKRVLGGVKGGVRDYTEVAQEAAMVCEMYQQTHRLMCVEKIKQYLPYSWVSMVQVKSQHYGALSHYYCAIGILQVNDVDDADIMSKLYPGLHAHMNNVSFESFPSKNEDQLMLVKGHLREALVQHEEAMHAHSYCKQLRKIDTFQEVLRYAHDRSLEKFSDLEEEDDFSELIKVPAIKAKSQQVLEAIVPDFGKYKVQDLFYQLGPVSVFSAQHSWSAPRTVEMVKSREQGFGFSVRGGSPVIIADVDNGGIAQREGMKVGDFIVDVMGTDVKWSSHEEVVSHIRASGAKLVMKLVTPMDRNFLQRNSQTGDENQKVMMRTPEGTIADKEKPEKRRSRLSWVFKKKDSEKEKNRNRKITM from the exons ATGTCTTCAAAGATGGCTTCCACTTTACCAAGACCAACCGAAAAAGGCAAGATACAAGCAGAATTACGTCGAAAG GCCTCCGACTCAGCCCTGCTTCAGACTGTGCGTGGAAAACTTCAGAAGCAGCGCTCAAGACTGAACGACCAAATCAATCGCGAACTGCGCATGAGAACTGGAGCCGAGAACTTATTCAG ggCGACCAATAACAAGAAGTTACGCGAGACTGTGGCACTTGAGCTGAGTTTTGTCAACTCCAACTTACAACTTCTGAAAGAAGAGTTGGCTGACTTGAATGGCTCTCTGGAGACGTATCAGAGTGACGG GCCGGCGCAGAGTGTTCCCATGATTCCATTGGGTTTGAAGGAAACGAAGGATGTGGAACTAACAGCACCATTCAAG gATTTTATTCTGGAGCATTACAGTGAGGATCCTGAGAAATATGGTGACGCCATCACTGATTTCCTGGATATGAGAAGT GCAATAAGGACCCCTCAAAGGAGTGATAGAGGAATCCAGTTACTATTCGAATATTACAATCAACTGTATTTTGTTGAGAAACGGTTCTTCCCACCCAACAGGAATATCGGCATTCATCTACAGTG GTATGATTCACTCACTGGGATTCCAAATTCTCAGCGATCGGTTGGGTTCGAAAAAGGTAGCATATTGTACAAtgctgctgccctctatacGCAGATAGCTGCAAAACAG GACCGGTCTTGTTCTGAGGGCATAAACGCTGCCATTGTTAACTACCAAAAGGCCGCCGGGGCATTACTGCAACTCCACGATAACTTTAGTCATGCTCCAAGCATGGATATGCAGTCTGACACATTGGACATGTTAGCACAGCTGATGTTG TCTCAAGCACAAGAATGTGTCTTCGAAAAAAGGGTGCTAGGTGGAGTGAAAGGTGGTGTGCGAGACTATACAGAAGTTGCTCAAGAGGCTGCTATG GTGTGTGAGATGTACCAGCAGACTCACCGCTTGATGTGTGTGGAGAAAATCAAGCAATACCTCCCGTACTCCTGGGTGTCGATGGTCCAGGTCAAGTCACAACATTATGGTGCTTTATCACATTACTACTGTGCTATAGGCATTCTACAAGTCAATG ATGTAGATGATGCTGACATCATGTCTAAGTTATACCCGGGCCTTCATGCTCATATGAACAATGTATCGTTTGAGTCATTTCCCTCAAAGAATGAAGACCAGCTGATGCTTG TGAAAGGTCACCTCCGAGAGGCCCTGGTCCAACATGAGGAGGCCATGCATGCACACAGCTACTGTAAACAGCTGAGAAAGATCGATACATTCCAAGAAGTGCTCCGCTATGCACATGATAGATCTTTGGAGAAGTTCTCTGATCTTGAAGAAGAAGACGATTTCTCAGAGTTGATAAAAGTGCCTGCCATTAAAG CCAAAAGCCAACAAGTATTAGAAGCGATAGTGCCAGATTTTGGCAAATATAAAGTTCAAGATCTTTTTTATCAACTG GGTCCTGTGTCCGTGTTTTCTGCCCAACACAGCTGGTCTGCTCCGAGAACGGTAGAGATGGTCAAGTCCAGAGAGCAGGGGTTCGGTTTCAGTGTGCGAGGTGGATCGCCTGTGATAATCGCTGACGTCGATAACGGAGGCATTGCTCAG AGAGAGGGTATGAAAGTTGGGGACTTTATTGTGGATGTGATGGGGACAGATGTCAAGTGGAGCTCTCATGAGGAGGTCGTCAGTCATATTAGGGCGTCCGGCGCAAAGCTTGTCATGAAACTTGTCACGCCAATGGATCGGAACTTTTTACAGAGAAACTCACAAACTGGTGACGAAAACCAGAAGGTTATGATGCGGACACCGGAAGGGACTATTGCCGATAAAGAAAAACCCGAGAAACGTCGATCACGTTTATCATGGGTGTTCAAAAAGAAAGATtccgaaaaagaaaaaaatcgaaatCGGAAAATTACCATGTGA